A region from the Arthrobacter gengyunqii genome encodes:
- a CDS encoding lipid II:glycine glycyltransferase FemX, producing the protein MTLRVTSCSDSVRWNEAVNGFNGHPQQLWGWGKTKAEHNWNVDRLLVEDDGGKVVGAAQVLLRRLPFPFKALAYIPRGPQSVPGRELEILGAVSDYVSGAHSPVALSIEPDWDADGEIAAGLPAAGFRPSANTILIGRTLILDLSRTEDELLADMSKKNRQYIRKSGREALDYRRVTRDEIPKCLAVYKQTAERAGFGIHEDGYYLDIFDNLGEDSPVYAAFSGNDVVAFLWLSTSGYTSFELYGGMTEEGEHLRANYALKWHAIQDMKERGIIRYDFNGLLNDGVSKFKMGWAKHEDQLAGTWDKPLSPLYPVFTTALPLAKNGLRKLRGLAGAAKARIRR; encoded by the coding sequence ATGACACTGCGCGTTACATCCTGTTCCGATTCCGTCCGCTGGAACGAAGCCGTCAACGGCTTCAACGGACATCCGCAGCAATTGTGGGGCTGGGGCAAGACCAAGGCAGAGCACAACTGGAACGTGGACCGCCTGCTGGTTGAGGACGACGGCGGCAAGGTGGTGGGCGCCGCCCAGGTGCTGCTGCGCCGGCTGCCGTTCCCGTTCAAGGCGCTCGCCTACATTCCCCGCGGCCCGCAGTCCGTTCCCGGCCGCGAGCTGGAAATCCTAGGAGCCGTCAGCGACTACGTCTCGGGCGCCCACAGCCCCGTGGCACTGAGCATCGAACCGGACTGGGACGCCGACGGCGAGATCGCCGCAGGCCTGCCGGCCGCCGGCTTCCGCCCTTCGGCCAACACCATCCTGATCGGCCGCACCCTGATCCTGGATTTGTCCCGGACCGAAGACGAGCTGCTCGCGGACATGTCCAAGAAGAACCGCCAGTACATCCGCAAGTCAGGCCGCGAGGCGCTGGACTACCGCCGCGTCACCCGGGATGAAATCCCCAAGTGCCTGGCCGTGTACAAGCAGACCGCAGAGCGGGCCGGTTTCGGCATTCACGAAGACGGCTATTACCTGGACATCTTCGACAACCTGGGCGAGGATTCGCCGGTGTACGCGGCGTTCAGCGGGAACGACGTCGTCGCCTTCCTGTGGCTGTCCACCAGCGGCTACACCTCCTTTGAGCTCTACGGCGGCATGACCGAGGAGGGCGAGCATCTGCGCGCCAACTATGCGCTGAAGTGGCACGCCATTCAGGACATGAAGGAACGCGGGATCATCCGCTACGACTTCAACGGCCTGCTCAATGACGGCGTGTCCAAGTTCAAGATGGGCTGGGCCAAACACGAGGACCAGCTGGCCGGAACCTGGGACAAGCCGCTCTCTCCGCTGTATCCGGTTTTCACCACGGCGCTCCCGCTGGCCAAGAACGGCCTGCGGAAGCTGCGCGGACTGGCCGGAGCCGCCAAGGCCAGGATCCGCCGCTAG
- the glpX gene encoding class II fructose-bisphosphatase → MRLDVSKGAQYSTLSPALAVGDDEPDRNLALELVRVTEAAAIAGGHWVGFGDKNAADGAAVDAMRSLISTVHFNGVVVIGEGEKDEAPMLYNGEYVGDGTGALCDVAVDPIDGTRLTALGLNNAVAVLAVAERGTMFDPSAVFYMEKLITGPEAADMVDLRLPVKQNLHLIAKAKGKKINQLNVMILDRDRHKPLVQEIRDAGARTRMLMDGDVAGGIAAAREGTDVDALMGIGGTPEGIITACAIKTLGGVIQGRLWPTSDEEKQKAIDAGHDLDRVMSTNDLVTSDNCYFAATGITDGDLVRGVRYSKDRVLTQSIVMRSKSGTIRVVDGEHQSHKWESYARLK, encoded by the coding sequence ATGAGGTTAGACGTGTCCAAAGGCGCTCAGTACTCCACACTTTCCCCCGCCCTGGCAGTAGGCGACGACGAGCCGGACCGGAACCTGGCCCTGGAACTTGTCCGGGTCACCGAGGCAGCCGCCATCGCCGGCGGCCACTGGGTGGGCTTCGGCGACAAGAACGCGGCGGACGGCGCCGCCGTCGACGCCATGCGTTCACTGATTTCCACCGTCCACTTCAACGGTGTCGTGGTCATCGGCGAGGGCGAAAAAGACGAAGCCCCCATGCTCTACAACGGTGAATACGTCGGCGACGGCACCGGCGCCCTGTGCGACGTCGCCGTGGACCCGATTGACGGCACCCGGCTGACCGCGTTGGGCCTCAACAACGCCGTGGCCGTGCTGGCCGTGGCCGAACGCGGCACCATGTTCGATCCCTCCGCCGTGTTCTACATGGAGAAGCTGATCACCGGCCCCGAGGCCGCCGACATGGTGGACCTGCGCCTGCCGGTCAAGCAGAACCTGCACCTGATCGCCAAGGCCAAGGGCAAGAAGATCAACCAGCTCAACGTGATGATCCTGGACCGGGACCGCCACAAGCCCCTGGTGCAGGAAATCCGCGACGCCGGTGCCCGCACCCGCATGCTGATGGACGGCGACGTTGCCGGCGGCATCGCTGCCGCCCGCGAGGGAACCGACGTCGACGCCCTGATGGGCATCGGCGGCACGCCGGAAGGCATCATCACCGCCTGCGCCATCAAGACCCTCGGCGGCGTCATCCAGGGCCGGCTGTGGCCGACCTCGGACGAGGAGAAGCAGAAGGCGATCGACGCCGGCCACGACCTGGACCGCGTGATGTCCACCAACGACCTGGTCACCAGCGACAACTGCTACTTCGCTGCCACCGGCATCACCGACGGCGACCTGGTCCGCGGCGTGCGTTACTCCAAAGACCGCGTGCTCACGCAGTCCATCGTGATGCGCTCCAAGTCCGGCACCATCCGCGTGGTGGACGGCGAGCACCAGTCGCACAAGTGGGAGTCCTACGCCCGCCTGAAGTAG
- a CDS encoding tryptophan-rich sensory protein — protein sequence MTTSTPGTRSPASASPGNDLARQLTVTVCYVICIVGSVIGVGVFGGTPIAEAAGGALNADATYLAPASGAFSIWSVIYTGLGAYTVWQWLPSQRSSERQRALGWLVAASLVLNAAWILTVQAGWVAVSVLVIVALLVVLAVCFARYSRTPAANWIEAIAVDGTLGLYLGWVAVATCANTAAALTDAGFDGFGLAPEVWSVAILAVVAALGVALAAYGRGRLAPAAALSWGLSWIAVSRLNGELLSTGTAVAAIAAAAVVALAAVVYRVIGRNRIPAAAAASAADR from the coding sequence ATGACTACTTCAACTCCCGGCACCCGTTCCCCGGCCTCCGCCTCGCCGGGAAATGATCTGGCCCGGCAACTGACTGTCACCGTCTGCTACGTCATCTGCATTGTCGGTTCCGTCATCGGCGTGGGCGTGTTTGGCGGCACCCCCATCGCCGAAGCCGCCGGCGGCGCGCTCAACGCCGACGCCACCTACCTGGCCCCGGCCAGCGGCGCCTTCTCCATCTGGTCGGTGATTTACACCGGGCTTGGCGCCTACACCGTCTGGCAGTGGCTGCCGTCCCAGCGGTCCTCCGAACGCCAGCGTGCCCTGGGCTGGCTGGTCGCGGCGTCACTGGTCCTGAACGCCGCGTGGATCCTGACCGTCCAGGCCGGCTGGGTGGCCGTGAGCGTCCTGGTCATCGTGGCACTGCTCGTGGTCCTCGCCGTCTGCTTCGCCCGGTACTCCCGCACCCCGGCGGCCAACTGGATCGAGGCCATCGCCGTGGACGGCACCCTGGGCCTGTACCTGGGCTGGGTGGCGGTTGCCACCTGCGCCAATACTGCCGCAGCCCTCACCGACGCCGGTTTCGACGGCTTCGGACTCGCTCCGGAGGTTTGGTCCGTTGCCATTCTTGCCGTCGTCGCCGCCCTGGGCGTGGCACTGGCGGCCTACGGCCGGGGACGCCTGGCCCCCGCCGCCGCCCTGTCGTGGGGTCTTTCCTGGATTGCCGTGTCCCGCCTCAACGGTGAACTGCTCTCCACCGGAACCGCCGTCGCTGCCATTGCCGCGGCCGCCGTCGTCGCCCTGGCCGCCGTGGTGTACCGGGTCATCGGCCGCAACCGGATTCCCGCAGCAGCGGCGGCGTCCGCCGCAGACCGGTAA
- the manA gene encoding mannose-6-phosphate isomerase, class I, with translation MYLLNNTIRPYAWGSVTAMAELFGREPTGEPEAELWIGAHPGAPSALVPPVPDAQTLDELIAADPQQMLGRETARAYGGVLPFLAKVLAAGSPLSLQVHPTQEQARAGFAAEEAAGLDRGAANRNYKDQNHKPEMIFALTPFEALCGFREPDEAADIFRAVVRAVDRQGREVPELLTWAVAELSSGHPAPDRLQRVFRALIEGGDEVRDAVQVTAAALAAGRDVGGATADAGKSGAAPYAKELATAVELNAYYPGDPGVLLSLLLNRASLQPGEAVYLPAGNVHAYLSGLGIEVMASSDNVLRGGLTPKHVDVPELLKTVDFRPRGIPSLEPVFTQMGQELYRPPFAEFALQRIELEQRVSDPGEGYSPAASMSGSDVSVLQNGPTVVIVVRGTVVLDSPKGDLVLETGQSAFIPAAEAPVIAKLSAHSAQHDDGALAFAVTVGSTEADVPDPAAPRLDL, from the coding sequence ATGTACCTGCTGAACAACACCATTCGGCCCTATGCGTGGGGTTCGGTTACCGCCATGGCTGAACTTTTTGGCCGGGAACCAACAGGTGAGCCCGAGGCTGAACTGTGGATCGGCGCCCATCCGGGTGCGCCGTCGGCCCTGGTGCCGCCGGTGCCTGACGCGCAGACGCTGGATGAACTGATCGCTGCCGACCCGCAGCAAATGCTTGGCCGGGAGACGGCGCGGGCCTACGGCGGGGTCCTGCCCTTCCTCGCCAAGGTTCTGGCGGCCGGGTCTCCGCTGTCCCTGCAGGTCCATCCCACCCAGGAACAGGCCCGTGCAGGCTTTGCCGCCGAGGAGGCCGCCGGACTGGACCGCGGTGCCGCGAACCGTAACTACAAGGACCAGAATCACAAGCCGGAAATGATTTTCGCGCTGACTCCGTTCGAGGCACTGTGCGGCTTTCGGGAACCGGATGAAGCGGCGGACATCTTCCGGGCTGTCGTCCGTGCGGTTGACCGGCAGGGCCGGGAGGTTCCGGAGCTGCTGACCTGGGCGGTCGCCGAACTCTCCAGCGGCCACCCCGCACCGGACCGGCTGCAACGCGTCTTCCGCGCCCTGATCGAGGGCGGCGATGAGGTGCGTGACGCCGTCCAGGTGACGGCCGCTGCCCTCGCTGCCGGCCGGGACGTCGGCGGTGCCACTGCCGACGCCGGGAAATCAGGGGCAGCGCCGTACGCGAAGGAGCTGGCGACGGCCGTGGAGCTGAACGCCTACTACCCCGGCGACCCGGGGGTGCTGCTGTCCCTGCTGCTGAACCGCGCATCCCTGCAGCCCGGCGAGGCGGTCTACCTGCCCGCAGGCAATGTGCACGCGTACCTCAGCGGCCTGGGCATTGAGGTCATGGCCTCCTCGGACAACGTGCTGCGCGGCGGACTGACGCCCAAGCACGTCGATGTCCCGGAGCTGCTCAAGACGGTGGATTTCCGTCCCCGGGGCATCCCCTCGCTGGAACCGGTCTTCACGCAGATGGGCCAGGAGCTTTACCGGCCGCCGTTTGCCGAGTTCGCGCTGCAGCGGATCGAGCTCGAACAGCGCGTCTCCGACCCTGGAGAGGGCTACTCCCCCGCCGCGTCCATGTCCGGATCCGATGTGTCGGTGCTGCAGAACGGGCCGACGGTGGTGATCGTGGTGCGGGGCACCGTCGTCTTGGACTCCCCCAAGGGCGACCTCGTGCTGGAGACCGGGCAAAGCGCCTTCATTCCGGCCGCGGAAGCACCGGTTATTGCGAAGCTCTCGGCCCATTCAGCGCAGCACGACGACGGCGCCCTCGCCTTCGCGGTGACCGTGGGTTCCACGGAGGCTGACGTTCCCGACCCCGCGGCACCCCGCCTGGACCTCTAG
- a CDS encoding DUF4245 domain-containing protein, with the protein MSEQQQDQETPVTPVLTQKQAKRANATVIGMLIATGVTLLLVLVPVLLNPSPKMPPRNVDVQATASQAAGDAGYAPLAPDLPEGWTANYARWEAAGSAGVPVWEVGYVTPGMEFIRLSETDAGNPTWVAQTSGDAVVAGERSAGGQTWELRDSADGKASMVLELNGLTVVLTGEADLAEFDVLAEAVVSDLSNE; encoded by the coding sequence GTGAGTGAGCAGCAGCAGGACCAAGAGACGCCCGTAACCCCGGTACTGACCCAGAAGCAGGCCAAGCGTGCCAATGCCACGGTGATCGGCATGCTGATCGCCACCGGCGTTACGCTGCTGCTGGTCCTGGTTCCGGTGCTGCTGAACCCTTCCCCCAAAATGCCTCCCCGCAATGTTGACGTTCAGGCAACCGCGTCGCAGGCGGCCGGGGATGCCGGCTATGCGCCCCTCGCCCCGGACCTGCCCGAGGGCTGGACTGCCAATTACGCCCGCTGGGAAGCGGCCGGCAGCGCCGGAGTCCCCGTTTGGGAAGTGGGTTACGTCACCCCGGGCATGGAATTTATCCGCCTTTCCGAGACCGACGCCGGCAACCCCACGTGGGTTGCCCAGACCTCCGGCGACGCAGTGGTTGCCGGAGAACGAAGTGCCGGCGGACAGACCTGGGAGCTGAGGGACTCAGCGGACGGCAAGGCCAGCATGGTGCTCGAGCTGAACGGCTTGACCGTGGTCCTGACCGGCGAGGCAGATCTTGCCGAGTTTGATGTGCTCGCAGAAGCAGTAGTCAGCGACCTTAGTAACGAATAA